DNA from Haloferax volcanii DS2:
GCGGCGACAGTCGAGTGTCGCTGACCGGCCCAGAGCTACGCGGGTTAGCCAGCGAGGACCGAACAGTGACGGTCGCGTGCGCGTCGGGGACGCGACACACCGCGACGTGGACCGGGGTTCCGGTCCTCGACCTCTTTGCCGACGCCGGCCTCGACGACGAGACGACGCACCTCCTGGTCGAGAGCGCCGACGGCTATCGGGTCTGCATCGACGTGTACGCCACCCTCGACGCGGTCGTCGCCTACGCCCGCGACGGGACACCGATAGGCGAAGAACACGACTACGAGACGCGCTTTATCGCGCCCGACGTCGACGGGTCGCGGACGGTGAAAGGCGTCCGCGCCGTCGAGGCGCTCGCGCTCGACCCCGCCACCGACCCCGAATCGCTCGAAGACATCTTCAAGAAACCCTGACCAGATGACGCGAGAGAGACAGAACCGACCGGACCGGACGGACGCGCCGACAGCGGCGGCCGCGCCGAGTCTACGGCCCGCGCCGGACGCGACGGCCGTCGTCCTCGCCGGCGGCGAGAGCACCCGCTTCGGGCCCGGACACAAGGCTCTCGCGACGCTCGACGGGGAGCCGCTGATTCGGCGCGTCGTCGGGACGCTCCGAGCCGTGGCGGGCCGCCCCCCGATAGTCGCGGTTCGGACCGCAGACCAGCGCGAGCGCCTCGCGCAGGCGCTCCCGAGGGACTGGGACGTGCGGTTCGTCCGCGACGACCCGGGTCTGTCGGGGCCGCTCGCGGGCGTCACCGCGGCCGCCGACACAGTCACCACTTCGTGGCTGTTCGTCGCCGGCTGTGATATGCCGCTTCTCGAACCGCACGCGGTGGCGGCGCTGTTCGAGTGCGCCGCCCGGAGCGACGGCGACCGCGACCGCGACCGCGACCGGCACGTCTCAGCGGACGGCGACCGCCCCAGTCCGCCGGCCATCGTCCCCGTCTCCGAGCGCGGCCACGAACCGCTTCACGCCCTGTACCGTCGTGCCGCGGTCCGAGACAACGTCT
Protein-coding regions in this window:
- a CDS encoding molybdopterin-dependent oxidoreductase; the encoded protein is MHAHHDRSRPATPLSESILVCGDSRVSLTGPELRGLASEDRTVTVACASGTRHTATWTGVPVLDLFADAGLDDETTHLLVESADGYRVCIDVYATLDAVVAYARDGTPIGEEHDYETRFIAPDVDGSRTVKGVRAVEALALDPATDPESLEDIFKKP
- the mobA gene encoding molybdenum cofactor guanylyltransferase, which gives rise to MTRERQNRPDRTDAPTAAAAPSLRPAPDATAVVLAGGESTRFGPGHKALATLDGEPLIRRVVGTLRAVAGRPPIVAVRTADQRERLAQALPRDWDVRFVRDDPGLSGPLAGVTAAADTVTTSWLFVAGCDMPLLEPHAVAALFECAARSDGDRDRDRDRHVSADGDRPSPPAIVPVSERGHEPLHALYRRAAVRDNVSELAPDDGLGALLNRLDGVEYVGFDALPESVDRSVTNVNTRTELARVAAGDEVRR